Part of the Tribolium castaneum strain GA2 chromosome 4, icTriCast1.1, whole genome shotgun sequence genome is shown below.
TgaagtaaattttttgtttaccttGCAAGTATTAGCTTTGTTTTTCTCCTTCCACCATTTTTCTTTGAGTCGCTGCAGCCGGCCCATCTCCTGCATCTTTAATATCGCTTGATTTATTGACGTTCGGTAGGGAGCATCTACGGACGATTTCGTCAATAACAAAAcgcgaatttattttttttaatatgaggcgaggtaaatttattgggTAATTGAGTTTAAGACATTAAGTATGGCTGTTTAACAAAGAAACCATAAACCGTCGGAACTATTGAAGAGTTACCTCAACTATCGTAAAAGACCAGCGGGGGTCCAATTGTTTCGTATGCAAAGAACCACCGACGAATGCTTTTCATGCCGGAGTATTATACGAGCTGATCTTTATACGCGTATATGCCTGGCCGTCatgttataaacaaaaatatgcccCTACTTTATCAATCTCCTTAATAGTCATCTGACACATGTGTGGGCTGGGGGAGCCTTTGTACCGCAAGGAATTcgactatttttatttattttgaacagACTTGGCCAAACTTTCACGAACACACAACCGAACTTCGCGATCTCCGCCAGATAATTCACCAATAAGGCGGTTTACAAGTAATTAATCGGATTTCAGACCCACTTGTTGCAATAATAAACCACAGACGCTcgtctaatttaaaataaaccatcagagtttttattttttggacaaTTAAAATGGTGGTTTTCACGCCTTACTTGTGGGCATGGCAATGCCGTATCCTTTGGTGTCCAGCCGATTGCCCACTTGCACCAGCTCGCAGTGTTTCTCCACTTCGTACTCGATGGAGGAGCTCTCCATCAGAAAGGCATACTTCCCCTTTTTGCTGATTACTCGTTTGACTCCATCGTCGTTCGAAGTCTCAAAAACGCTGGGGTCGGCGGTCTCCATCGCCACCCACATTTTGTGGTAGGTCGTGACGTTGGTATCCCTGAAGAACGAGGCCGTGGCCCCGTCTTTGAGGCAGCCGTATTTGATTTTCGTTTGGGCGGCCAGGTCTTCGGCGCTTTGGATGGTGGGCCCCATCCGGGACTGGGTGAGAAAGGCGGCCAAGTTGGCCGTGTAGCAGGAGATCATGATCAGGGTGAAAAACCACCACATTCCCGCCACCATCCGGGTGGAGATGCCCCTAAAATGAACACGCAGGAATGCGAGAGTTGTTTGAAAAAACGTGTGCACATATTGTTGGTGAATTATCGGCGAGTGGCTGTAATGACGGGAATGTAGACATCTCTGTAAGTAGATATGGATATTAAGACGCCTTGATGAGGACGTGCGGTGTCTTTGAACAGGAGTCTCTTCTGTACAAGGAAGTGGTCAGAATATCATAAACTATGACCGGCTACAAGCTCGGTACCTACATGCCAACCCTAGTTGGCACGCGCTTCTCAGAATATTGCTTTGAAGTCTCACCGAAACCGACGCATCTCAAAGCCTCATTTCACCTCTTATTAATATTGATGGCGGTTTCGAATGGGATTTTTTCTCTTACATATCACGCATACACAACTCACTTCGGCAATATGTCACAGCCTTGCTGCATGATGGAGCCCAGCGTCAGCCAGAAGCAATTCTTTATGTTCCAGATATTCTCCAGCTCCTCCGGATTCGGGTTGCACGGATGAGGGTTCTCCCATTCATTAGGATTCAGTCTGCAATAAATTccgcaaaaattgatttaattcaCATTTTACGGCGCGGAGATTGAAACGAAACGTCGGAGAGGTGCCTCTTTTATAGACAGGGATTTATcctgacaaaattttatgagAGAGACTTACCTCGCGACGAGGAAAATAATCATAGATATAACCATATACGCAGTTACCATATAAAGCCAAACGTGCAGAGATAAAGGATTCGTGAAGGCGAGCAGGTCGGGGGGCTCCTTAACGATTTTTGTGTACAGGATGCTGATCCCTGAAAAGGGCTTAgcaaccaaaaaaatcacacagcATGATTTTCGCTATTAGTTAGACAACAACGTACCCAGCGTCATAAAGGGGTTGCTGAAATCCACCGCCTTCCTCCGCTCGTATGTTGTGGTCAAATCACAAATCGCCAAATCGGCTTTCTGTAACACGACAATCTTTTAACTAGTGTAGCTATAAGGGTATCGGTAGGAAAAATTCCTTGGAAGTTggaatgtttttaataaagcttttttagacttaaataaatatattgaatttattaggtccaatgcTTCATTAGAGGAGAAAGGAAATGACATGAGGGTCACTGAAGTCAGAATCGTCTCTAGATGCTGCATATTTGTCTTCATCTCAAATATTGATAAGTAAATAACAGTCGTGTTCAGTGCAGTATTAATTAatagattatttattataaatgttctGAATAAACTGAAAGCAATGAGTCCAACAATTCATTTTCTCAAATCTTTTGGGTCATCCTCAGATGCTGAATTGTGGTCTTCAACTGGAGAGTGCGAGGGCAAAAAGTATTTTCCTCACTTATTTCTCTCCATTAGCATAGTTGCTCTACTCACAATATTTCCATACAAATACTTATGATAAACTAATGTCTAATAAATGCAGTCTAATGTAGATTCCAGAAGCTagtaactcgcttacggttagtcctacgaaaaaaatgtataaaccATTTTGTTggacattttatcagctttaattttcgtaagatgataaaaattgataagaagGATCGTTTCCGAAATAtgatcaaaaaaacaaaaaatggcaccTTTAACCCTCTCCCCCTCCTCGAGGTCGCCCACCACCCGCATTtctctaggaattttttccaccgattTATCTAATTTGACTGAACCAATAAATTTACTGTAACGTAAAACGTCgatgaataaaatattaaaaactgctttttgtttattttgcgtTTTCCTCTAATTTCGCCAGCAATTAAGTTGTGGAGCTGATTCGATTTGGAAACTTTTGTGCCGCGATTAAAACTCTAATTTTTCTAGGCGCTGGGGAAATCAAGCCCGCTTTAGACTCACTCTGTCCAATAAGTGCCTAATTAAGCCGTTCCATTCTTTGGTTTTGGGATCATATTTTCCGTAATTATTGTCCGGAACAAGCTCAAAGACGTAGTTGCACTCGTATAACTCACAAATGCCCTTCATCAAGTCCATGGCGTATCCTTCAAAAGCGTTATTTCCGCTCATTACGCTGCTGTCGATTCCGGGTTTGCGCGACAAATACGGCGGGTAAATCCTGGAAAAAGTCCGGGTAAAGCAACACACATAGTCGTAATAATTATGAACCTTGAAACCACCCGGAAAGTCCGCCCTTTGAGCTGCTGCTCCAACTCCTTCTCGCGGTCCGCCGAAGTGATGGTCGAGTAGATAGAATGGGGCGTACCGGAGTCCCAAATTCCCGTGACTCGGAACTCATCCTTTCGCAATTCCAGGACTTCTAATTTGAGTGAAACGCGCTGTCCTaaggaattaaaatttaaagagcCCGATATCGGTTCCCCCAGCATTCCTTTCGTCATATTAAGcttgaatgaaaatttaaacgttTCAATTTAAGCTCGTTTCGGTGATTTACCAGTGGAATAAAAGCCGACAGTCGATATCCGTGCGATGAAATTTCATTTGTATCGCAACTCTGCGGCCTGACATCCATTTCTTGCTCCTGGTCCAAGTTTGAATAAGCAGttatgaataaatttaaagcgTCGAAGAGGAACGCGGTCTTGACCTGCAACCCGCACAAGAAACTTGTAGAGTGGGTTGTGCGCGATTTTTTCTGaatccaattttaaataaacagtttCACTGAAAATTCCTCCATGGAATTATAAATAGAATCATGGGGATTTTGCGAGCCAGAGCGTCGGCcaaatatttgtaaattaattctttattgttaaattataaatcaaGGATCTGAGTTAATTCCGGTCGATTAGACTCCGGTAGTCCCGGAGCCGGCCTTTATCAATCACTCGCATCTCACGGG
Proteins encoded:
- the LOC663805 gene encoding glutamate receptor ionotropic, kainate 2, which translates into the protein MATFSILFLILLEACASPENPKALKVAFFLNENAALDELAITSATNYINNYAATQYALNFVLAPRIYRIKKSEIYNVGNLACDALREGIAAIFGPENGEANEIIQSMALSLEIPQFQTFWNPNFATYAGLGTANKKEIFNFNLYPSPSVLSKAFATLVRENDWRSYTIIYENDDGLVRLQEVLKALSPNNPLVTYRKLGPEPDHRPVFKEIVASGALHIILDCEADHTIDILSQAKEVKLFEEYHTYLLTSLDAYTIDFRQLGEIKTNVSIVRMLDQKVVDTVIGNWELVDSERKLKIPNKLIKVKTAFLFDALNLFITAYSNLDQEQEMDVRPQSCDTNEISSHGYRLSAFIPLLNMTKGMLGEPISGSLNFNSLGQRVSLKLEVLELRKDEFRVTGIWDSGTPHSIYSTITSADREKELEQQLKGRTFRVVSRIYPPYLSRKPGIDSSVMSGNNAFEGYAMDLMKGICELYECNYVFELVPDNNYGKYDPKTKEWNGLIRHLLDRKADLAICDLTTTYERRKAVDFSNPFMTLGISILYTKIVKEPPDLLAFTNPLSLHVWLYMVTAYMVISMIIFLVARLNPNEWENPHPCNPNPEELENIWNIKNCFWLTLGSIMQQGCDILPKGISTRMVAGMWWFFTLIMISCYTANLAAFLTQSRMGPTIQSAEDLAAQTKIKYGCLKDGATASFFRDTNVTTYHKMWVAMETADPSVFETSNDDGVKRVISKKGKYAFLMESSSIEYEVEKHCELVQVGNRLDTKGYGIAMPTNAPYRTSINQAILKMQEMGRLQRLKEKWWKEKNKANTCKKDEDSKTDSANELSLAHVGGVFVVLVVGMSIAMVIAVCEFLWHVRKIAVTQHVALKEVFLKELRFAMDIWCRQKPANPAANLNLSRETLRQGD